The stretch of DNA TGCCGCTGCGGCTGTTCGAGTTCGGCTCCGTCTACCGCTACGAGAAGTCAGGCGTCGTACACGGCCTCACCCGGGTCCGCGGCATGACCCAGGACGACGCCCACATCTACTGCACCCGTGAGCAGATGAAGGACGAGCTGACCACCACGCTGAACTTCGTGCTGGGACTCCTCAAGGACTACGGCCTGGACGACTTCTACCTGGAACTGTCCACCAAGAACCAAGACAAGTTCGTGGGCGATGACGCCACCTGGGACGAAGCCACCCGCACCCTCGCCGAAGTGGCCGAAGCCTCGGGCCTCGAGCTCGTTCCGGATCCGGGCGGAGCGGCGTTCTACGGCCCCAAGATCTCCGTCCAGGCAAAGGACGCCCTGGGCCGGACCTGGCAGATGTCCACCATCCAGCTGGACTTCAACCTGCCGGAACGCTTCGAGCTCGAATTCCAGGCGGCGGACGGCACCCGCCAGCGCCCCGTGATGATCCACCGCGCCCTGTTCGGCTCGGTGGAACGCTTCATGGGTGTCCTGACCGAGCACTACGCCGGCGCCTTCCCCGCCTGGCTGGCGCCGGTGCAGGTCGTCGGCATCCCGGTGGCGGAGGCCTTCAACGACTACATGTTCGACGTCGTGGACCAGCTCAAGGCCGCCGGAATCCGTGCCGAGGTGGACATCTCCTCCGACCGTTTCCCGAAGAAGATCCGCACAGCCAGCAAGGACAAGATCCCGTTCGTGCTGATCGCCGGCGGGGACGACGCCGAAGCCGGGGCCGTGTCCTTCCGCTTCCGCGACGGCAGCCAGGACAACGGTGTGCCGGTGGCCGAGGCCGTCCAGCGCATCGTCGACGCCGTCCGCAACCGGACCAGCTAGGGGCGGGGCGTGCAGGAGAGCGCAGGAGCAGGTCCCGGGCATCCGGGCGACGGTGCCGTGACGGATGATTTTGGCCTGGTGGGGGTCCCGGACGCCTTCCAGCGTTTGTGGACCCCGCACCGGATGGCGTACATCAAGGGCGGCCAGCACCAGTTCAAGAACCAGGACGACTGCCCGTTTTGCGTTGCGCCGGACCGGAACGATGAGGATTCGCTCATCGTGTACCGCGGCCGGACCAGCTACGTGGTGCTGAACCTGTTCCCCTACAACCCGGGCCACCTGCTGGTCTGCCCGTACCGGCACATTCCCGACTACACGGATCTGACGGTCGAGGAAACCGCGGAGTTTGCCGAGCTGACCCAGACCGCCATGCGCGTGCTGCGGAAGGTCGCCAATCCCCCCGGCTTCAACCTGGGCATGAACCAGGGCGTCGCGGGCGGTGCAGGCGTCGCCGCGCACCTGCACCAGCACGTCGTGCCCCGGTGGGGCGGTGACGGGAACTTCTTCCCGATCATTGCCCAGACCAAGGCGATCACCCAGACCCTCGGGGAGGTCCGCGAGCAGGTTGCGGACGCCTGGCCCCAGGAGACGGGCAGCCCGCAGGGAACCGGCGCTTCGCCGGAAACTGCTGCCGGGGAGCCTCATGCTGAATAGGCACGCGCGCGGATTCTTCACCGCGTTGTTCTCCCCGCTCGCCCGCTGGCTGCTGAAGATCGGCGTCTCCCCGGACGCCGTCACCATCGTAGGAACCCTGGGCGTGGTTGTCGGTGCGCTGGTGCTCTACCCGCTGGGACAGCTCTGGTGGGGCACGCTGTTCATCACCGCCTTCATCTTTTCCGACGTCATTGACGGCATCATGGCACGGATGCAGCAGCGCCAGGGCCGCTGGGGCAACTTCCTGGACTCCACCCTTGACCGGGTGGCGGACGGTTCGCTGTTCGCCGGCCTCGCGGTCTGGTACTTCACCGGCGGCGCGGACACCCGGATAGCGGGGGCGGCCCTGGTCTGCCTGGTTCTCGGGATGGTGGTCTCCTACGCCCGGGCCAAGGCTGAGGCGCTGGGCTTCTCCGCCAACCTCGGAATAGCCGAGCGCGCCGAGAGGCTCGTGTCCGTTCTCGTCGTCACCGGGTTCACCGGCCTGGGCCTGCCAAGCGTGGTGCTCTTTGTGACGCTGTGCCTGCTGGCTTTGGCAAGCCTGGTCACGGTGGTGCAGCGGATCCTCGCGGTGCGCCGCCAGTCGCTTGCGGAGCCCGAAGGCACCGCCAGCGAGCAGCCGGCCTGAGGCCGCTGAGACCTCCCCGCGCATGTGTGACGGGAATTAAGCAGCATCGCGGCGGGGGACTAGTATAAGGATTACCGGCCAATGGATCCGGTAATCCGGTGTGTGCGAGAACGGCCACTGCGTGCCGCCCGCGCCCCGGCCAGGTTATCTATCTACCCATAGGGGTTTTTGTGTCTACACCAGATGTAAGCAGCGAAGCCGGCGCGTCCGCCCAGAACGTCACGGGCAGCAACCGCGTCAAGCGCGGCATGGCGGAGATGCTCAAGGGCGGCGTCATCATGGACGTCGTCAACGTCGAGCAGGCCCTCATCGCCGAAGATGCCGGTGCCGTGGCCGTGATGGCGCTGGAACGTGTTCCCGCCGACATCCGCGCCCAGGGCGGCGTGTCCCGCATGTCCGATCCCGACATGATCGACAAGATCATCGAAGCCGTGTCCATTCCGGTGATGGCCAAGGCCCGGATCGGCCACTTCGTCGAAGCCCAGGTCCTGCAGTCGCTCGGCGTGGACTACATCGACGAGTCCGAGGTCCTCACCCCGGCCGATTACACCAACCACATCGACAAGTGGAACTTCACCGTTCCGTTCGTCTGCGGTGCCACCAACCTCGGTGAGGCCCTGCGCCGCATCAACGAGGGCGCGGCCATGATCCGGTCCAAGGGCGAGGCCGGAACCGGCGATGTCTCCAACGCCACCACCCACATGCGCCAGATCCGCGCCGAGATCCGCCGGCTCGCCGGCCTGGCCGAGGACGAGCTCTACGTCGCCGCCAAGGAACTGCAGGCCCCGTACGAACTGGTCAAGGAAGTAGCCGCCACCGGCAAGCTCCCCGTCGTCCTGTTCACCGCAGGCGGCATCGCCACGCCGGCTGACGCCGCGATGATGATGCAGCTCGGCGCCGACGGCGTGTTCGTCGGCTCCGGCATCTTCAAGTCCGGCAACCCGGCCCAGCGTGCCGCCGCCGTCGTGAAGGCCACCACCTTCTTCGACGACCCGGACGTCATCGCCAAGGCCTCCCGCGGCCTGGGCGAGGCCATGGTCGGCATCAACGTGGACGAGATCCCGCAGCCGCACCGCCTCGCCGAGCGCGGCTGGTAATTGGCCGCCGCTCCTCCTGATTGAACGACGCCGGCCGGTCACCCTCCTGAGGTGACCGGCTGGCGTCGTTCTTTCCCATCGATTGCTCCGTACCGGCCCTTATGAGCCTCCAAAAGGGCCGTTACGGAGCAATCGATGAGGAGTCAGTCGAGGCCGCGGCGCTTCAGCAGCGGCTCGAGCTCCGCGTCGCGGCCCCGGAAGGCGCGGAACGACTCCAGCGGGTCCCGGCTGTTGCCACGCGACAGGAGTTCGGCCCGGAAGAAGTCGCCGTTGGTCCGGCTGAGTCCGCCGTTTTCCTTGAACCACTCCACGGTGTCGGCGTCCAGGACTTCACTCCAGATGTAGGAGTAGTAGCCCGCGGCATAGCCGGCGCCGGCGAAGATGTGCTGGAAGTACCCGCTCCGGTAGCGCGGCGGAATCAGGCCGTGCGCCACTCCTGCCGAGGCCAGGGCCTTGGCCTCGAACTCCAGCACGTCCTCGGGCACCCCGGAAGCGTCCAGCAGATGCCAGGCAAGGTCCAGCAGGGCGGCACCCAGGTACTCCGTGGTCCCGAAGCCTTCGCCCCAGAGCCGTGCAGCGTCGAGCTTGTCGGCCAA from Arthrobacter sp. B3I9 encodes:
- a CDS encoding HIT domain-containing protein; translated protein: MQESAGAGPGHPGDGAVTDDFGLVGVPDAFQRLWTPHRMAYIKGGQHQFKNQDDCPFCVAPDRNDEDSLIVYRGRTSYVVLNLFPYNPGHLLVCPYRHIPDYTDLTVEETAEFAELTQTAMRVLRKVANPPGFNLGMNQGVAGGAGVAAHLHQHVVPRWGGDGNFFPIIAQTKAITQTLGEVREQVADAWPQETGSPQGTGASPETAAGEPHAE
- the pgsA gene encoding phosphatidylinositol phosphate synthase — encoded protein: MLNRHARGFFTALFSPLARWLLKIGVSPDAVTIVGTLGVVVGALVLYPLGQLWWGTLFITAFIFSDVIDGIMARMQQRQGRWGNFLDSTLDRVADGSLFAGLAVWYFTGGADTRIAGAALVCLVLGMVVSYARAKAEALGFSANLGIAERAERLVSVLVVTGFTGLGLPSVVLFVTLCLLALASLVTVVQRILAVRRQSLAEPEGTASEQPA
- the pdxS gene encoding pyridoxal 5'-phosphate synthase lyase subunit PdxS — its product is MSTPDVSSEAGASAQNVTGSNRVKRGMAEMLKGGVIMDVVNVEQALIAEDAGAVAVMALERVPADIRAQGGVSRMSDPDMIDKIIEAVSIPVMAKARIGHFVEAQVLQSLGVDYIDESEVLTPADYTNHIDKWNFTVPFVCGATNLGEALRRINEGAAMIRSKGEAGTGDVSNATTHMRQIRAEIRRLAGLAEDELYVAAKELQAPYELVKEVAATGKLPVVLFTAGGIATPADAAMMMQLGADGVFVGSGIFKSGNPAQRAAAVVKATTFFDDPDVIAKASRGLGEAMVGINVDEIPQPHRLAERGW